In one Neobacillus sp. WH10 genomic region, the following are encoded:
- a CDS encoding ABC transporter permease gives MSVNQLIFRNLKKNLKNYYLYVFALIFSVALYFAFVTLQYDPALNETKDSIKGAAAIRSASILLVAIVSIFLLYANNIFIKRRSKEIGLFQLIGMTKSKIFNILTAENFILYFGSLVIGIFIGFSISRLILMILFKITAIDAVASLNISSEALIQTVVVFCAIYLLIMLMNYVFIKRQSILSLFRAVSSTEGKVKKMSVFEIIIGIIGVISIISGYYISSKLFGGDFTTINELFGAMIFILGSVIIGTYLFYKGSVSFIFNLIRKKKDGYLNINQVLSLSSIMFRMKSNALLLTIITTVSALAIGLLSLSYISYYSADKMAENHVAGDFSFIKTEDADQFKKELAANDIAFNENKIDVIQVNASLKEIMDTNLEELTFDPKAMPMPVISDKAVENIDVAPGDTIFTGYNDLLQKFMSLKDSGHIELKGQNETVPLQYLGLKKEFPISGYFTNGGQPIAIVDETVFERLKEDVNPAIQKESSIFIGITLKDEANLEKANDIFKKMNVNDDNIFSSRLEISNSQKKLMGLTMFIVGFLGLTFLITSGCILYFKQMGEGEEEKPNYTILRKLGFTQGDLLKGIRAKQIFNFGIPLVVGLFHSYFAVQSGWFLFGTEVWTPMIIVMVIYTGLYSIFGLLSVLYYKKVINEAL, from the coding sequence ATGAGCGTTAATCAACTCATCTTTCGCAACCTAAAAAAGAATTTAAAAAATTACTACCTTTATGTGTTTGCGCTGATCTTTAGTGTTGCCCTTTATTTCGCCTTTGTCACCCTGCAATATGATCCAGCGTTGAATGAAACAAAAGACTCCATTAAAGGGGCCGCTGCGATTCGGTCAGCATCTATCTTACTCGTCGCGATTGTCTCGATCTTTCTGTTATATGCCAATAACATTTTTATTAAACGCCGCAGTAAGGAGATTGGGCTTTTTCAATTAATCGGGATGACAAAAAGCAAGATATTCAACATCCTGACTGCCGAGAATTTCATCCTTTATTTTGGTTCATTAGTCATCGGAATCTTTATCGGTTTTTCCATTTCTAGATTAATTCTAATGATTCTGTTTAAAATTACAGCTATAGACGCGGTCGCTTCCCTAAATATCTCTTCAGAAGCATTGATTCAAACAGTTGTGGTGTTTTGTGCCATCTATTTGTTAATCATGCTGATGAATTATGTGTTTATTAAAAGACAGAGTATCCTTTCGTTATTTAGAGCAGTTTCTTCAACGGAAGGTAAAGTGAAAAAGATGTCCGTCTTTGAAATCATTATCGGAATTATTGGTGTGATTTCGATTATTTCAGGCTACTATATTTCATCGAAACTGTTTGGCGGCGATTTTACCACCATAAATGAACTTTTTGGAGCGATGATTTTTATTCTTGGGTCTGTTATTATCGGAACCTATCTTTTTTATAAAGGGTCAGTCAGTTTTATCTTTAACCTCATTCGGAAAAAGAAGGATGGTTATTTAAATATTAATCAGGTATTATCACTTTCCTCGATTATGTTTCGGATGAAATCGAATGCCTTATTATTAACGATCATTACAACGGTGTCGGCTCTAGCGATTGGGTTATTGTCTTTAAGTTATATCTCTTATTATTCCGCAGATAAAATGGCTGAAAATCATGTCGCAGGGGATTTTTCATTCATAAAAACGGAAGATGCTGATCAATTCAAAAAGGAATTAGCTGCGAATGACATTGCGTTCAATGAAAATAAGATTGACGTTATTCAGGTGAATGCGAGCCTTAAGGAGATTATGGATACAAATCTGGAAGAATTAACGTTTGATCCTAAGGCTATGCCCATGCCTGTTATAAGTGATAAGGCTGTTGAGAATATCGATGTGGCTCCTGGAGATACGATTTTCACCGGTTATAATGATTTGCTTCAGAAGTTTATGAGTCTAAAAGATTCTGGTCATATCGAATTGAAAGGTCAAAATGAAACAGTTCCGCTCCAATACTTAGGCTTAAAAAAGGAATTCCCCATTTCCGGTTATTTTACAAACGGCGGGCAGCCTATTGCCATTGTCGATGAAACGGTATTCGAGCGTCTAAAGGAGGACGTAAATCCTGCTATTCAGAAGGAATCCTCCATCTTTATTGGGATTACGTTAAAAGATGAAGCAAATCTCGAAAAAGCAAATGATATTTTTAAAAAGATGAATGTTAATGACGACAATATTTTTTCTTCTCGCTTGGAAATCAGCAATTCGCAGAAAAAATTAATGGGTCTCACCATGTTTATCGTTGGCTTTTTAGGGTTAACATTTCTCATCACATCTGGATGTATTCTTTATTTTAAACAAATGGGTGAGGGTGAAGAGGAAAAGCCGAATTATACCATATTAAGAAAACTCGGTTTCACACAAGGAGACCTGCTAAAGGGTATTCGTGCAAAACAAATCTTTAATTTTGGAATTCCGTTAGTCGTCGGGCTCTTTCATAGCTATTTCGCCGTTCAATCAGGATGGTTTTTATTCGGAACCGAGGTGTGGACACCAATGATTATCGTTATGGTCATCTATACCGGATTGTACTCAATATTTGGATTATTATCCGTCCTATACTACAAAAAGGTCATCAATGAAGCACTTTAA
- a CDS encoding carbohydrate ABC transporter permease, with the protein MTTSKKNPAKIVIYIMIIAGAVLSIGPFYWMIVGSTLPSGDIFHIPPKLIPGDYLAKNFQSLKESLGIGKIFWNSLFIALVYTGVSTLISAMAGYAFAKYKFKGKNLFFFIILCSLMIPYQVTLIPLFEMMVSFNWLNTYQAIILPSLASPFAIYLMRQNMQAVPNSIIEASRVDGAGEIRIFFTIILPVVRPALAAVSIFLFMSQWNSLIWPLITMNSKEMFTLPVALSSLIGMARIDYGQLMLGTTLSTIPIMIFFLLLQKHFISGILGGSVKE; encoded by the coding sequence ATGACTACTTCTAAGAAAAATCCGGCGAAAATCGTAATATATATCATGATAATAGCAGGGGCTGTTTTATCGATTGGACCATTCTACTGGATGATTGTCGGATCTACGCTGCCATCGGGAGATATTTTTCATATCCCGCCTAAGCTGATTCCAGGGGATTATTTAGCAAAGAACTTTCAATCGCTTAAAGAATCATTGGGGATAGGCAAAATATTTTGGAATTCATTATTTATTGCTCTCGTTTATACAGGTGTTAGCACGCTTATTAGTGCGATGGCGGGATACGCTTTTGCAAAATATAAATTTAAAGGAAAGAATTTATTCTTTTTCATTATTTTATGTTCATTGATGATTCCATACCAAGTTACATTGATTCCTTTGTTTGAAATGATGGTTTCTTTTAACTGGTTAAATACGTATCAGGCGATTATTTTACCCTCGTTAGCTTCGCCTTTTGCTATCTATTTAATGAGGCAGAATATGCAGGCAGTTCCTAATTCCATTATTGAAGCATCGCGTGTAGATGGGGCAGGGGAAATAAGAATATTTTTTACGATCATTTTGCCGGTGGTAAGACCGGCATTAGCTGCGGTTTCTATTTTTCTGTTTATGTCACAATGGAATAGCTTAATTTGGCCGCTTATTACGATGAATTCAAAAGAAATGTTTACACTTCCTGTGGCGTTATCGAGTTTAATCGGAATGGCGAGAATTGATTATGGCCAGCTAATGTTAGGAACCACCTTGTCTACCATCCCGATTATGATCTTTTTTCTTTTGCTCCAAAAGCATTTTATTTCAGGGATTTTAGGTGGATCTGTAAAAGAATAA
- the queF gene encoding preQ(1) synthase has translation MSGRSHEEGLKDLTLLGNQGTTYSFEYAPEVMEAVDNLHPERDYFVKFNCPEFTSLCPLTRQPDFATMYISYVPDQKIVESKSLKLYLFSFRNHGDFHEDCVNIIMNDLIKLLDPRYIEVWGKFTPRGGISIDPWCNYGKPGTKYEEMASFRLMNHDLYPEKVDNR, from the coding sequence ATGTCTGGCCGTAGCCACGAAGAAGGATTAAAGGATTTAACACTTTTAGGTAATCAAGGTACTACCTATTCATTTGAATATGCACCGGAGGTAATGGAGGCAGTCGATAATCTGCACCCTGAACGTGATTATTTCGTGAAATTTAATTGCCCGGAGTTTACTAGCCTTTGCCCGCTGACCCGTCAGCCGGATTTTGCAACGATGTATATTTCGTATGTCCCTGATCAAAAAATTGTCGAGAGCAAGTCTTTAAAATTATATCTTTTCAGCTTCCGAAATCACGGCGATTTCCATGAGGATTGTGTCAATATCATTATGAACGATTTAATTAAATTGCTTGATCCACGCTATATTGAGGTTTGGGGAAAATTCACCCCAAGAGGCGGCATTTCTATAGACCCATGGTGCAACTACGGGAAACCTGGCACCAAGTACGAGGAGATGGCAAGTTTTCGCTTGATGAACCATGACCTCTATCCAGAAAAGGTCGATAATCGATAA
- a CDS encoding queuosine precursor transporter: MIFYLNGIFVGLLILANIVAVKLFSIGDFAILPAAVIVYIFTYPLIDVIVEVYGKKEGRRTVQAGLITQILALIFITITIHLPAAPVFKDQGSFETILNGSFRVILASLISYAISQNLDVFVFNKLKSVHGQKKLWLRNNASTMLSQLIDTTIFITIAFYGTMPVAVLGSLILTQYIFKFFAAILTTPLVYLLVHLVRKQDRVQTVR, encoded by the coding sequence ATGATATTTTACTTGAATGGAATTTTTGTAGGACTGTTAATTTTGGCTAACATTGTTGCTGTAAAGCTTTTTAGCATTGGAGATTTTGCGATCCTCCCAGCCGCTGTCATTGTGTATATCTTTACGTATCCACTTATTGATGTGATTGTCGAGGTTTATGGAAAAAAAGAAGGGCGGAGAACCGTTCAGGCAGGGCTGATTACACAAATCCTTGCCCTAATCTTCATTACGATTACGATTCATCTGCCAGCAGCACCTGTTTTTAAAGACCAAGGGTCATTCGAAACCATCTTGAATGGAAGTTTTCGAGTGATTCTTGCGAGTTTAATTTCTTATGCAATCAGTCAAAACTTGGATGTGTTTGTGTTTAATAAATTGAAAAGCGTCCATGGGCAAAAAAAGCTATGGCTGCGAAATAATGCATCTACCATGCTAAGCCAGTTGATTGATACTACCATTTTTATTACCATAGCCTTCTATGGAACAATGCCAGTCGCTGTCCTTGGAAGTCTAATCCTGACTCAATACATTTTTAAATTCTTTGCAGCGATCCTGACTACTCCGCTAGTCTATTTGCTTGTCCACCTAGTAAGGAAACAAGATAGAGTACAAACAGTACGATAA
- a CDS encoding sugar ABC transporter substrate-binding protein encodes MKKYMSFMLVILLLLLAACSNKTDGDQGETGDSKHPSGTITIWGWDVAAATMKASVKKFQKQYPDVKVKVEDFNSGDLYEKLTVGLAARGSGLPDVVLMEDERIPGYVHQFPTGFLSLNKLGYDQYKDSFNPAKVAAVKNKDGDFIAAPWDIGPAGVFYRVDFFEKANVDPNSIKTWDDYIAAGKKIKAVTGAQLLPIDIPNYDGVFHMMMQEQGVSYFDKDGKIALQSKEAIRAMEVIKKLHDEDLILNNKGWDGIVTATVNGSVATVPYGVWYAGSIMDQSPDLKGKWDVFYLPGFDDGGTRYANVGGSSLLIPSTSKNQSAAYAFVEFFTTDKESQLLGFEKYGLFPSLKETYSEPQFTANSEFFNNSPIFKKFADIVDQVPQINVNENYAKASTLMSNAQAAILLENKEVESALKDAQKQLENEIKK; translated from the coding sequence ATGAAAAAGTACATGTCTTTCATGCTAGTGATACTTCTTTTATTACTAGCAGCCTGCTCAAATAAAACAGACGGAGATCAAGGGGAAACAGGGGATTCAAAACATCCATCCGGGACAATCACCATTTGGGGCTGGGATGTAGCTGCGGCGACAATGAAAGCATCAGTAAAGAAGTTTCAAAAACAGTATCCGGATGTAAAAGTAAAAGTAGAGGATTTTAATAGCGGAGACCTTTATGAAAAGTTAACGGTTGGTTTGGCTGCTAGGGGATCTGGGTTACCAGATGTAGTATTAATGGAGGATGAACGAATTCCGGGCTATGTTCACCAATTTCCTACTGGATTTTTATCATTAAACAAGCTTGGATACGATCAATATAAAGATTCCTTTAACCCAGCTAAGGTCGCCGCCGTTAAGAATAAAGATGGAGATTTCATTGCTGCCCCATGGGATATTGGTCCAGCAGGAGTGTTCTACCGTGTAGATTTCTTCGAGAAAGCAAATGTAGATCCAAATTCCATCAAAACATGGGATGACTACATTGCGGCAGGGAAGAAAATTAAAGCAGTGACCGGTGCGCAGCTATTACCAATTGATATCCCGAACTATGATGGTGTTTTCCATATGATGATGCAAGAGCAAGGAGTTTCCTATTTTGATAAAGATGGGAAAATTGCATTGCAATCTAAAGAAGCCATCCGTGCTATGGAAGTAATTAAAAAGCTGCATGATGAAGATTTAATCTTAAACAATAAAGGCTGGGATGGAATTGTAACTGCTACAGTAAATGGCAGTGTTGCCACCGTTCCATATGGTGTGTGGTATGCAGGTTCCATTATGGACCAATCACCGGATTTAAAGGGGAAATGGGATGTATTTTATCTGCCGGGTTTTGATGATGGCGGTACAAGATATGCAAACGTAGGAGGCTCATCCTTGTTAATTCCTTCAACAAGCAAAAATCAGTCTGCTGCCTATGCCTTTGTTGAATTTTTTACAACAGATAAAGAATCCCAACTGTTAGGTTTTGAAAAATATGGACTATTCCCATCCTTGAAGGAAACATATAGTGAACCACAATTTACGGCTAATAGCGAGTTCTTCAATAATAGCCCGATTTTCAAAAAGTTTGCTGATATTGTCGACCAGGTTCCACAAATCAATGTTAATGAAAACTATGCAAAAGCAAGCACTCTTATGAGTAATGCACAAGCAGCCATTTTACTTGAAAATAAAGAGGTTGAATCTGCATTAAAAGATGCCCAAAAACAATTAGAAAATGAAATAAAAAAATAG
- the gcvPB gene encoding aminomethyl-transferring glycine dehydrogenase subunit GcvPB: MQKINRDHKVRNFHQAKWDEPIIFELHKSGERGVTIPPVEEEITNNVGDGVSAIPLEMVRKRKPNLPEISQNRVLRHYLRLSQETLGAAFNVEIGQGTCTMKYSPKINEMFASSPKMSELHPLQDESTVQGMLEVMYKLDLCMREISGMDYFTFQPGSGTQSLFTMASIVRAYHEANGEGEQRNEIITTIFSHPSQAATAAVKGYKIITLYPDKDGFPDIEKLKAAVSERTAGFVVANPEDTGIYNPRIKEFTEIVHEAGGICYYDQANANGLLGITRAKEAGFDMCFFNLHKTFSTPHACGGPATGALGVVDKLKEFMPGPLVEKQGEKYSLNDCLKNSIGKVRSFQGVPQTVLRAYAWIRALGAEGLKDVAKIAVLNNNYLYHKILNIQGAGAPYIKGKRLEQVRYSWEQLTKETGVTTDDISRRMADFAHHYWSSHHPFVVPEPFTLEPTESLSKADLDEYIASLTHISHEAYTNPEKVKGAPHNSAIHRVDEQDYFDNPEKWCITWRSYLKKTNTTEKINS, translated from the coding sequence ATGCAAAAAATTAATAGGGATCATAAAGTTAGAAATTTTCATCAGGCAAAATGGGATGAGCCTATTATTTTTGAACTCCATAAAAGCGGTGAACGAGGAGTCACTATTCCACCTGTGGAAGAAGAAATTACAAATAATGTTGGGGATGGAGTTTCTGCTATTCCATTAGAAATGGTTAGAAAAAGGAAACCGAATTTACCGGAAATCTCCCAAAATAGAGTGTTACGTCATTATTTACGACTATCACAAGAGACATTAGGAGCAGCATTTAACGTAGAAATTGGCCAAGGGACATGTACGATGAAATACTCTCCTAAAATAAATGAAATGTTTGCTTCATCACCGAAAATGTCTGAGCTGCATCCATTACAAGATGAAAGTACAGTCCAAGGAATGCTTGAAGTCATGTACAAATTAGATTTATGCATGAGAGAGATTTCAGGGATGGACTACTTCACTTTTCAACCGGGGAGCGGAACACAATCATTATTTACGATGGCTTCTATTGTACGGGCGTATCATGAAGCGAATGGTGAGGGCGAACAGCGGAATGAAATCATAACGACGATTTTTTCCCATCCGTCTCAAGCGGCAACTGCTGCCGTAAAGGGGTATAAAATTATTACGTTATATCCAGATAAAGATGGCTTCCCAGATATTGAGAAGCTAAAAGCTGCCGTTTCCGAAAGAACTGCCGGCTTTGTCGTGGCTAATCCTGAAGATACAGGAATCTATAACCCAAGAATAAAAGAATTTACAGAAATCGTTCATGAAGCAGGAGGTATTTGCTACTATGACCAAGCGAATGCCAACGGTTTATTAGGCATCACAAGAGCGAAAGAGGCAGGATTTGACATGTGCTTCTTTAACCTTCATAAAACATTCTCAACACCACATGCATGTGGCGGACCGGCTACTGGAGCATTGGGTGTGGTAGACAAGTTAAAGGAATTTATGCCAGGTCCTCTAGTTGAAAAACAAGGTGAGAAATATAGTTTGAATGATTGCTTGAAAAATAGCATTGGGAAAGTGCGATCCTTTCAGGGAGTTCCCCAAACCGTGCTGCGTGCCTATGCGTGGATCAGAGCTCTTGGCGCAGAGGGTCTTAAGGATGTAGCGAAAATTGCTGTATTAAATAACAATTATTTATACCATAAAATATTAAACATTCAAGGTGCCGGTGCACCTTACATTAAAGGGAAAAGACTTGAGCAGGTTCGTTATAGCTGGGAGCAATTAACGAAAGAAACGGGTGTTACAACAGATGATATTTCTCGCCGCATGGCTGATTTTGCCCATCATTATTGGTCAAGCCATCATCCATTTGTTGTACCTGAGCCATTTACGTTGGAACCGACTGAATCACTTTCAAAAGCTGATTTAGATGAGTATATTGCTTCATTAACACATATTTCTCACGAAGCATACACAAACCCAGAGAAAGTGAAAGGTGCTCCACATAATAGCGCGATTCATCGAGTGGATGAGCAAGATTATTTTGATAATCCGGAAAAGTGGTGCATCACATGGCGGTCATATCTGAAAAAAACAAATACAACGGAAAAAATAAATTCGTAG
- the hflX gene encoding GTPase HflX has translation MKEKQRALIVGVNINHQANFSYSMKELENLAAACHIEVVGEITQNLNRINKSHYLGTGKIEETKQLIEETNVDLIVFNDELSASQIRNLEEELDRKVIDRTMLILDIFAERAKTREAQLQVEVAHLKYMLPRIIGGRESLGRQGGGVGLKNRGAGETKLELDRRKIEAKIADLNKELEALVSQRETRRNQRKKSGVPLVSLVGYTNAGKSTIMNAMLQRSHQSPHKQVFEKDMLFATLDTSVRKIKLANHQPFLLSDTVGFVDKLPHHLVKAFRSTLEEAATADLLIHVVDFSSPHFESLINVTNNTLKEMGINQIPTIFAFNKSDLAGVDFPAVKGRSVYLSAKQGVGIEELVDVISEHIFKNLIHCEMLIPFDDGRLVSYLNENANVLSTSYENNGTKLTVECNQNDFEKYQQYVI, from the coding sequence ATGAAAGAAAAACAAAGAGCACTTATTGTTGGTGTCAATATTAATCATCAAGCTAATTTTTCCTATTCGATGAAGGAATTGGAGAACCTGGCTGCGGCCTGTCATATAGAAGTAGTTGGTGAAATCACGCAAAATTTAAACCGTATCAATAAATCACATTATCTTGGTACGGGAAAAATCGAGGAAACGAAACAGCTCATTGAAGAGACAAATGTGGATTTAATCGTATTTAACGATGAGTTGTCAGCATCGCAAATTCGGAATCTTGAAGAGGAGCTTGATAGAAAAGTCATTGATCGCACTATGTTGATTTTAGATATATTTGCTGAACGGGCAAAAACGAGAGAGGCACAGCTGCAAGTGGAAGTGGCGCACCTTAAGTACATGCTTCCACGAATCATTGGCGGGCGGGAATCTTTAGGGCGCCAAGGCGGGGGAGTGGGCTTGAAAAATAGAGGTGCCGGTGAAACCAAATTAGAACTCGACCGCAGAAAAATTGAGGCAAAGATTGCCGACTTGAATAAGGAATTAGAAGCGCTTGTCTCGCAGCGAGAAACAAGACGCAATCAACGGAAAAAAAGCGGTGTTCCGCTTGTTTCCCTTGTGGGCTATACCAATGCCGGCAAATCAACAATTATGAATGCGATGCTGCAAAGGTCTCATCAATCACCACATAAACAAGTGTTTGAGAAAGATATGTTATTTGCAACACTAGATACGTCCGTTAGAAAAATAAAACTCGCCAATCACCAGCCGTTTTTGCTATCTGATACAGTTGGTTTTGTCGATAAGCTGCCCCATCATCTCGTCAAAGCTTTTCGTTCGACCCTTGAGGAAGCGGCCACCGCGGATTTACTTATCCATGTTGTTGATTTTTCAAGCCCACATTTTGAAAGTCTTATTAATGTGACGAATAATACGTTAAAAGAGATGGGGATCAATCAAATTCCTACCATATTTGCTTTCAATAAGTCGGATTTAGCTGGTGTTGATTTTCCTGCAGTTAAGGGCAGGAGTGTGTATCTTTCTGCTAAACAAGGTGTAGGAATAGAGGAATTAGTTGATGTGATCAGTGAGCATATTTTTAAAAATCTGATCCATTGTGAAATGTTAATTCCTTTTGACGATGGCCGTTTAGTCTCCTACCTGAATGAGAATGCAAATGTGCTTTCGACAAGCTATGAAAACAATGGCACCAAGTTAACAGTGGAGTGTAATCAAAACGATTTTGAAAAATACCAGCAATATGTTATTTAA
- the gcvPA gene encoding aminomethyl-transferring glycine dehydrogenase subunit GcvPA: MNKQKKTAHPYIPNTVPEVQEEMLKEIGAKTIDELFDGIPEELHYKKDMNIPKALSEYELRRYIEGILNKNINTKEYLNFLGAGCWNHYVPAVCDEVNQRAEFLTAYAGDPYEDHGRYQALFEYQSLMAELVDMDVVNVPTFDWAQAAATSIRMASRITGRNEVLLPKTIAPDRLKIIKNYCSPQIECVLVDYEEDSGRINLNDLENKLSLNTAAVYFENPSYLGFIETQGQKISKLAKSFEAITIVGVDPSSLGILAPPSHYGADIVCGDLQPLGMHMNYGGGQSGFIATHDDLTFIQEYPSRLFGIAPTVVKGEYGFGDVFYDRTSFALREKGKESVGTQTALWGITAGVYLSLMGPNGMYELGKSIMQKSQYAMGQLGNIPNLVASRFESTNFKEFVVDFSRTGKSVKEINQYLLANGIFGGKDLSEEFPELGQCSLFCITEIHSKEDIDRLVSTIQDCIDSIGSNEERDGVHAKN; this comes from the coding sequence ATGAATAAACAAAAGAAAACAGCCCATCCATATATTCCGAATACAGTTCCGGAAGTACAGGAGGAAATGTTAAAAGAGATTGGTGCGAAAACGATTGATGAGTTATTCGATGGGATACCGGAAGAATTGCATTATAAGAAGGATATGAATATTCCAAAGGCATTATCAGAATATGAGCTTAGAAGATATATAGAAGGAATTTTAAATAAAAACATTAATACGAAAGAATATTTAAACTTTTTAGGGGCTGGTTGTTGGAACCATTATGTTCCGGCTGTATGCGATGAAGTGAATCAGCGGGCAGAATTTTTAACGGCATATGCTGGAGACCCATATGAAGATCATGGAAGATATCAGGCATTATTTGAGTATCAAAGTTTGATGGCAGAATTAGTAGATATGGATGTTGTCAATGTACCGACATTTGATTGGGCACAGGCAGCAGCAACCTCAATACGGATGGCAAGTCGGATTACGGGGCGAAATGAGGTACTTTTGCCGAAAACAATTGCACCTGATCGTTTGAAAATAATCAAAAATTATTGCTCACCGCAGATTGAATGCGTTCTCGTTGACTATGAAGAGGATTCCGGCCGAATAAATTTGAACGATCTTGAAAACAAGTTGTCATTAAATACAGCTGCCGTTTATTTTGAAAACCCTTCCTATTTGGGCTTTATTGAAACACAAGGGCAAAAGATTAGTAAACTAGCAAAAAGCTTTGAGGCAATAACCATCGTCGGTGTTGATCCGAGCTCCTTGGGGATACTCGCTCCCCCAAGCCATTATGGGGCTGATATTGTTTGTGGCGACTTACAGCCGCTTGGTATGCATATGAATTATGGCGGAGGTCAGTCCGGCTTTATCGCAACTCACGATGATCTAACGTTTATCCAAGAATATCCTTCAAGGCTTTTTGGAATTGCCCCTACAGTAGTTAAGGGAGAGTATGGTTTTGGAGATGTATTCTACGATCGAACATCTTTCGCGTTAAGAGAAAAAGGGAAAGAATCGGTAGGAACACAAACCGCATTATGGGGGATTACGGCAGGAGTCTATCTTTCCTTAATGGGTCCAAATGGAATGTATGAGCTTGGTAAATCAATCATGCAAAAATCACAATATGCAATGGGACAGCTAGGAAACATTCCGAACCTTGTAGCGTCTCGATTCGAATCGACGAATTTTAAAGAGTTCGTAGTGGACTTTTCCCGTACAGGGAAATCTGTCAAAGAAATTAATCAATATTTATTAGCAAATGGCATTTTCGGGGGCAAAGACTTATCGGAGGAGTTTCCAGAATTAGGTCAGTGTTCATTATTTTGTATAACAGAAATTCATTCAAAAGAAGATATCGATCGTTTAGTTAGTACCATTCAGGACTGTATAGATTCAATCGGAAGTAATGAAGAAAGGGATGGTGTACATGCAAAAAATTAA
- a CDS encoding sugar ABC transporter permease: MMSQVEKVVNNTTNIRVKTKKSFLTPKNAPYFFIGPAFLLILIFTVYPVISSLILSFQEVRGVEKSFVGLANYSRLFHDPIFYKSLLNTFQILIIQVPIMLSLALLIAVGLHSSMLKGKAFFRISYFMPAITALVAASIVFMILLDEHFGLVNYFLSFLGVESIQWLTTPFWAKVSVIIVMTWRWTGYNMVIFLAGLQNIPSELYEAASIDGAGKVKQFFMITIPQLKPVFIFTVVMSTIGTLQLFDEPFILTHGGPNSATMTITLYLYETGFKFFDFGYASAIAYVLVLITAVVSWVQMKLVGDLEE, encoded by the coding sequence ATGATGTCTCAAGTTGAAAAGGTCGTTAACAACACTACAAACATCCGAGTTAAAACTAAAAAAAGTTTTTTAACTCCTAAGAATGCTCCATATTTTTTTATTGGACCAGCCTTTTTATTAATCTTGATTTTTACGGTTTATCCAGTGATCTCATCGTTAATCTTAAGCTTTCAAGAGGTACGTGGTGTGGAGAAATCATTTGTGGGATTGGCAAACTATTCTCGATTATTTCATGATCCCATTTTCTATAAATCGCTTTTAAATACATTTCAAATCCTGATTATTCAAGTTCCAATCATGCTCTCTCTAGCATTATTGATCGCAGTAGGGCTCCATTCTTCGATGTTAAAAGGTAAGGCGTTTTTTCGAATCTCGTATTTTATGCCTGCGATTACAGCCCTTGTTGCAGCATCAATTGTTTTTATGATCCTTTTGGATGAGCATTTTGGATTAGTAAACTACTTTCTATCATTCCTTGGTGTTGAATCCATTCAGTGGCTGACAACGCCATTTTGGGCGAAAGTCTCTGTCATCATTGTCATGACATGGAGATGGACCGGATATAATATGGTGATTTTTTTGGCAGGATTACAAAATATTCCGTCTGAATTATATGAAGCCGCAAGCATTGACGGTGCTGGTAAGGTAAAACAATTTTTTATGATTACGATTCCACAGTTAAAACCAGTGTTTATTTTTACAGTCGTCATGTCAACCATTGGTACGCTGCAGCTTTTTGATGAGCCATTCATTTTAACTCATGGTGGACCAAATAGTGCCACAATGACGATTACTCTCTATTTATATGAAACAGGATTTAAATTTTTTGACTTTGGATATGCATCTGCCATTGCTTATGTTCTTGTCCTAATTACAGCAGTGGTTTCCTGGGTTCAGATGAAATTGGTAGGTGATCTCGAAGAATGA